In Salinibaculum sp. SYNS191, the genomic window CGACTTGACGACCAGCGGACCGAGACCGACGACATCGAGGAGCGCCTCGACTCGGTGCAGGACCGCCTGCAGACCGTCGCCTGGGTCGTCAGCGACCTCCGCGAGGCCCACGAGGACGACACCGGGACGGAGGCTGTCGACCGCATCAAGCGCGCGGCGGCGAAGGCCGACGTCGAGCGCGCGCGCTGCGAGAGCTGCGGTGCCGGGGTCAGCATCGGACTCCTGACCGAGCCGGAGTGTCCGCACTGTCAGGCGACGGTGACCAGCGTCGAGCCCGCGAGCGGCTTCTTCGGCAAGGCGCAGCTGCTGACTGCCTCCCAGCTCGAATCCGGTGAGCGGCGATGAGCGACGACGAGGACGCCGACGACCCCTTCGAGGAGCTGGACGAGGCCGTCGCCGACCGCGAGGGCGACCCGTTCGACTCCCTCGACGGCCCCCGTGACGTCGACGACGAGACGGACGCCGACGAGGCCGCCACCGGGGAAACGGACGACATCTGGGCCCCCGACCGGGAGGAACAGCTCGGCGGGCCGGTCGATGCCGACGACGAACCCGATTCCCCAGTCGACGGGGAACGCGAGGGTGGCCTCTCGACGGGCACAGACCAGCCAGATGGACAGGAGTCGAGCGCTCTGGGCGGCGGGGGCGCGACGGACGTGGACCCGTTCGCCGGGGTCGACCAGCGCGAGGGCGACCCCTTCGAGGCCTTCGAGCGGATGGACGTCGGCGACGTCGACGCCGACAGCGTGTGGGAGAGCCTGGCCGCAGCCGAGGAGGGCGGCTCCGTCGCGCAGCGGGAGGGCCAGACCTACGCCGAGGTGTCCAAACACAGCTTCTGCGAGCGCTGCGAGCACTTCTCGGCACCGCCGGACGTGGGCTGTGGCCACGAGGGAACGGAGATTCTGGAGTTCGTCGACCTGGAGACGGTCCGGCTGGTCGACTGTCCGGTCGTCGAGGAGCGCCGCAAGCTCCAGCAGGAATAGTTTTAGTGGCCGAATCGACTACGCCGACGTATGCAATTCTGTGACGACTGCGGGTCGATGATGCAACCGGAGGGCGACGAGATGGTCTGCTCGTCCTGTGGTGCCCGCACCGGCAAGGACGAGGAGGTGGCCGCCGACTTCGTCAGCACCGAGGAACAGTCGGGCGAGGAGGTCATCGAGACCGAGGAGGGAGCGAACTTCGAGGGCAAGCCCACCGCAGACGACGCGACCTGCGAGGACTGCGGCCACGGCGTGGCCTGGTACACTATCAAGCAGACAGGGTCGGCGGACGAACCCCCGACGCGATTCTTCAAGTGCAAGGCCTGCGGGCACCGCTGGCGGGAGTACAACTGACGCCGTGGTCGCGGGCCACCGGGACTGCCGTCGGGCGTTTCCCGGGCGTGAATAGATGCCAAAAGAATAATATTTCGGGGCGTTCCGTGAGACTATAGGATGAACAGAAACGGCCACATCGGGAGGCGGCGAGAGATACGGGCCGGCGAAGGGGCCACGGATGGGGTGGTCATGGCCGTGAGCGAGATGCTCGAGGTCGACCCCATCACCCTCGACCCGCTGACGAGGACCGTCGACGCCGACGCGCTGGACGCACTCTACGAGAGCATGGGACCGGACGGACGCATCTCCTTCCGGTACGCGGACTGTGAGGTGACCGTGACGGGTGACGGGATGGTGGAAGTGGCCTCGTGCGAGAGTCAGTAAGGGTCGGAGTCGGCCGGGCGGGAACCGGGTGTCAGACCGGGTCGTCGGGGTCGTGGCGGTCCATCATCCGGTCGGCTTCCGCAGCGTACCGCGCGCGTCGCTCGGCGTCGTCAACGGGGACGAGGTCGTCGGGGCCGACCTCGATTGCGGCGGTGACCTCGGGCGCGGACCCGCCGAAGCGGTTGTACGCCCGCTCTTTCTGCAGGTAGCGCTCGCCGTCCGGCGTCGCGTAGACGATGACGAGGATGTGCGGCGAGTCCGCGGAGAACGTCCGTTCGACCATCCAAACCTGTTCGGTCTCCGTCGCCGAGTCCGTGGTGGGCATATCTGAAGCGAGGCCAGCGCCGGGGTCAACCGCACCGGCTGTTCTCAGCGTCTGGGAACGAACCGACGCCGGTCCGTGGCCGTGGCGGCCCACAGCGCGGGGTTTTTCGCCGTCGGCGGCGTAGGCCGCGCCGTGTCACCAGCCTCGGGCGACGTCGTGGAGGTTCACCCCGGCAGGGAGGCGGTCGTCGACTTCGACCCGTCGCTGACCTTCGAGTGCGTCGACGACTGCACGTGGTGCTGTCACCACGGCGTCCTCCTCTACGAACCGGACTTCCTCCGCCTCGCCGACTGCGCCTCGCTGGCGGAGGCGACCACGCAGGTCCGCGGCGAGGACTTCGTCCGGAAGGAGGCCAAAGACCGCGACGAGCACGTCGGCGACGACGGCGAGGCCTGCTTCTTCCTTCGCGACGACGGCCTCTGTACGCTGCACGCCGAACACGACTGGAAGCCGGCCCGGTGCTC contains:
- a CDS encoding transcription factor S → MQFCDDCGSMMQPEGDEMVCSSCGARTGKDEEVAADFVSTEEQSGEEVIETEEGANFEGKPTADDATCEDCGHGVAWYTIKQTGSADEPPTRFFKCKACGHRWREYN
- a CDS encoding HalOD1 output domain-containing protein, with the translated sequence MNRNGHIGRRREIRAGEGATDGVVMAVSEMLEVDPITLDPLTRTVDADALDALYESMGPDGRISFRYADCEVTVTGDGMVEVASCESQ
- a CDS encoding YkgJ family cysteine cluster protein, which produces MSPASGDVVEVHPGREAVVDFDPSLTFECVDDCTWCCHHGVLLYEPDFLRLADCASLAEATTQVRGEDFVRKEAKDRDEHVGDDGEACFFLRDDGLCTLHAEHDWKPARCSVFPLSVSVKDGDRTSHPGGDIHVSVRDAAHDHCEGLDVSERRVVDNLDAFLPAVLWDLDNPDSRREL